CCGCCTCGATTGCAGATGCAGATCACGTAGCAAGTGGACAAGTTATTGGCCACCGGCAGCCGTCGCTGGATGCGTGATATTTAAAAGTGGGCAAAATGGTTTGTTTTGAAGTTGTTGGCGACAGAAATTTGTAATTAAGTCAAGGTCGCTGGACAGTCGAGGTCGGGCTAATGAACTTTTCAGTGCTAACTGAAAGAAATCAAGGGCTTAAAAAGTAATGACGTCTTAATTTAACGGCACTAGGCCGTTTAATAATTGTACTAGTAAGGTTAAGAGCATAGTTACGAAtcaattttagttttaataaaagtcCTTACGAAAGCTGAAAGACATATCATTTCTTAATGACTCACCAAGCATctttaaaaaccaaattacAGGCAAGgatattgatttttgtttgtaataaatatacacagtttttatttttaaggaaACCAAATATTATCATTATCAACCCTTTTTAATAAGTGTGCTGAAATAAAGTTAGAGACTGAAAATACATAACTATAAGTAGCTACCAATAAGCATGATACCTATATGTGGCACACTTATACAAAAAGAAGGCTTTGATAATCTGATGTGGCTTTATaatacccattactcgtaACAGGGCGTACTAGATTGTTTATAACTATGTAACAGCGGAATTGAGCCGTTCCGAGCCTTGAAGTTTATGTGCTATTGATCAGGACTCTTGTCGAGTCTGTCCCTTCTATTGTCTGTCCGTGCGCATATTTCCATCTCACTCGCTCACTCCTTTAGCAGAATAAGAGGCATTTAATAGTCGCGTcactcgactatagcgtcGCCTGAAGTTTTAATGATGGATTCAACAGAGAACGTGCCGTTCCGCTAAAGAATTAGCATTCACAGAGCACACCTCACCGGCTAACTGTAAGAAGCGTGTCATTATTGTAGTGtagcaaataaaattgaaagtGAATTGAGACCAAGGTTTTACCAAATaatttctaaaattatttaagaGCTTGTGGGATGTGGGTTACTTTATTTAAGACATCCAAGATTTTTACTCCAGGAAGGTGAAATCAAAATCACTATCTTGGCTTCGGATTATTAACTGTTCTATATGTGACAATATATAAATTCAAGACATACACATAGTACGAGGGCtgctatatatatttctggACTAGGCAACACCAGGTGCAAACTGACATTTCCATTGTAAAGTTTGACATTTTTTAAGAACGTTTTGTCATTTAATCGtgaattgttttatttactgGGATTACAAAAATGCATCTCGGCCAAAAAATGGAATTAACTCGTGAACATTTTTCGCTACATTCGATGTGGATTAAATCTGAACTTAAATCTTTGTATGGCTATGAAGCACCATCCTATAGCACTGTGAAAAACTGGTACAACGAATTCAGTCGTGGCCGACGCTCGCTCAAAGACGAATTCCGTAAGGGTCGTCCAAAAACAGCCGTTGTTCAGATAGAGGCATGCCTATGCATTCTCCCACCAGCATACATTCGATATTGCATGAACACctggccataaaaaaggttTGTTCTCGTTGGATCCCGCACAATTTGACATTTGACAATCGCTTAAAAAAAGGCTCGTGTGGATTGGTGTGATGAAAAGCTGAACAAATACGATCGCGGTGCTTCAATCataataaaatcaagaatcaagataaaaaaaaaaaataaataaataatgctgGGTGACCATTTTTCATCGCCAGAAGAAGCTGTTGAAGCattcaaaaatcattttttggTGGTGTCATAATCGGAGTGGAAAAAGTGCTTCAAAAATTGGTTTGAGCACGTGCAAAAGTGTATAAATCTGGATGgagaatattttaaaaaacaataaaaccatTTTCGTTGATCAATATTCGTATTTTCATTATTAGGctagaaatatatatagcaGCCCTCTTATAACATTTCGACAGCATTTATATTATACATGTTCAGATAACGAAGGACATTTAAAGTAAGTCTTGACTTGCGGTGTCTCTAAAGCGCTCCAGTAACATGTATCGCATACGAATATTGGTAACTTTAGTGATACAATATACTGATTGGTGATCAACAAAAATGTATCTAATattcaacaaaatataaagaGGCTAAAACGATTTCAAGGAATTTTGAAAACAAGTAGGAGTACTGAATcttgtaataataattttagaTGTTTTATGTGTATCAATAAATAGTGACTAAATCATTGCGAGTCGATGGGATGTGGACcacatttaaatgaaaaagtatTCAAGAAATTCTTAGCTTTAGCTTAAGCTAGTCTAAGCTTTACAATCCCTGCCAATTGAGCCCCTCATTCTAAGCAAATAGCAAAGGTCAGCCAACTACGCTCTCCAACCTTGACCCGGATGCCCAAAACAATAAATGTTGCAATGTCGCCGTCCAGCAGAGGAGTTCCCCAAATCATTCGAGTGTGTTCATGTGTGCTTTCTACTGCTGACCGAAGCCGGCACGTGTTCAAAATGCTTAATTGGCCGGGAAGTCTGGACTAGtctctatatacatatatatttttgtggctGCCAACAGGTTTTCGATGAAAATTCCTTGGGCCAAAAACCAAAGGTTAGGTTGAAGTGTGAGAAATGTGGACTTGAATTATTGTTAccaaaatttttgtttaatttctgACCCGGAAATCTAATAAATTTCTACCTCCGCTTGCGGTTAAGCACTGTGTGTTCTAAGGGCTGTGACTCTCAAAGGGCTTTAGATGACGAAAACAGTTtgtagaaaatataaataatatgtttaTCACCAGCCATTAATCCACTTGTTGGCATCGGTAAATGCCAATAATGGTAAATTCCCAATGAAATCcgaattgcatttaaaaaccATTTCTGTATAATTAGCCAGCGAGTGCAATTGACTGCCCTTCGGGTTTTATGCCGTCCCTCGAAGACCTAAACTTGCAAACTACCAACTAATATTTTTCAGACACTAATAATGGCCCAACGGTTGCGGCGCATTTGGAATCTTAAGTAGCCGTCGCGTGGAACCCTGAGTGGTATAAATACCTCGCGGTCTGCCTTCGATTGTCATCAGTCAGCTCTTTGCTTTCAAGTCAATCCAAGCTTAGCTTCAAatcagaaaaccaaaaaccattAAGCCATCATGTTCAAATACGTTAGTATTGGATTGCCAAGtaacttatatatacatatgtacttcaTTATCTTCTTTTGCTACTTCTAGGCCGTTCTCATCTCCGCCCTTATCGCCTGTGCGGCTGCCAAGCCAGGATTGCTTCACTCTCCTCTGGCAGCTCTTCCCGCTCCGGTGATTGCTGCTCCCGCTCCTGTGGTCACTGCCGCCAGCAGCCAAGTCGTGGCTAGGACCTTCAATGGCATTGCCGCTGCTCCAGTGATCGCCCAAGTTCCGGTGGCTCCTGCTCCAGTGCTGAGGACCTTAGCCGCTCCCCTAGCAGCTTCATTCCGCGCTCCAGCTCCCGTTGCATTCGCCGCTCCATTGGCCGCTCCATTGGCTGCTCCGTTGGCCGCTCCTCTTCCCGCTCCAGTGGCTGCTCCTCTGGCTGCTCCAATCCTCAACAGAGTGGCTCCATTTGGTGCCCCCATTGCCACCCCCTTCGCTGCTCCGTACGCCCATCCCTATGCTGCGCCCGTTTTGGCCAAATACGCTGCTCCACTGACTTACGCCCCAGCACCTTTGAACTATGCCGCGCCCGCTTTGTGGTAGAGGAAAAATCGCATACCCCCGGGATTAAGCAACCGTTTGTGTGTTCAATGACTGATAGCCCTTAATAAAATTCGTTAAAAttggtataaaaaaaaacaaaaagggctCTTGTTGGCTTGGCTGTGGCTGTCTGGTTTTTCAGGTATTTGGATAAAGTCCTCTGACAAAAAGATTTATGGTGCAGAAAAAGATCTGGCTATTAGCTTTTTTCACAAATGTACTCTTTTCAAATTACATCACACAACAAATTTGTTATGGAAAAAACAGACATTCAAAGAATGTTAATAATGGTGTTTAAATTAGCATGCAGAAAATaatatcttctttgaaatttgtaaatgttaaaaaatttaaaagaattgTAAAGCAAGTAATTTTATACACTTACCGTTGCGAATCGTTTTATATGTACGAACTAATAGCATTTTTAATAGTTTGTTTCTGACATCTACTTTTGCAAATTGTTCTTAGCTGTGTtagatattatatatagtttatCAAAAGAACTTGAAGGGTATTTGGAAGGCCGACTAACCCACAGCTTTTTGTTGAGTTCTCCGCACTGGATACCTTCCGAATCCCCTAAAAAACTCTGGCCACTCATATAGGGTCAATCGCTTGTGTCGCGTCGTCGCTTTTATTCAGGTCATTTGTGTTTCATTGTCCCACATTGGCTTCGTCCATGAGTTTGAGGACGAGTTATGGCACATGGGGgaagtgtgtgtatgtggctTTTCTGGGGATAagtgggtgttagagtgggtgGTGAGTGGTTGATTGGTGGCTCAGGTAGTGGAGAAGGCCACTCTGGGTCGAatcgtttttcatttccttttcaTCGATATTTGCCATTCATTTGGTATTTGACAAACAATGCAAGAAGCGAAGCGCAATGAATGCCCAATAAATGTTCAAATTATGGTCGTGTTTTCCCTTTTGAAGTTAAACGCTGAATGGTCATACAGTAAGGCTACCTTAAAGCTAAGTTCTGGGCGGAAGCAACGCCACATAgggaaaaaggaaattaaGAAAGAAATGCCGGGTAGAAAGCGAAAACTTAAACAGCAAAAGAGATAAGAAGCAAACATACACGCAATTCCTACACTACAAAAGCCTCTTTCCGCCGCCCTCCCCCTCAAAGTTTGCCAGGATTTTCCCGGGTTGGGGAAATTTTCCATGTCGACGTTGGTTGATTTTCAACAGCAGCGCAAACGCAGCAAAGTTTATCCTCAATtaaactttttgttgttgcgtaAAATTGCGCTTGAAGTTCGCCCCGCCATCTGTCTCTTTGCCTGTGCGCTTTGTGCGCGTGTGGGCTGTGTACTCACATGTACACAGAGAGAAACGTTTCAAGACTCGAATTTAATAAACTCAACTTTATCATGCGGAAGATAGAaaccttttcaattttaattcaatttatatacTAGGTAAATAGATACAACAATCGAAAATGTATTCTATACTTGTAAATCGTATCTAATTGCAGAATACAcagtttaaaataatttttatatagGTATAAATTTTTGTAAAGTAGCATTACTATTATACAAAGGGTACAAATGGttatttaaaaagtaatatttttcCAGACGAAAGCTATATTTGTGTATCTGTATGTGCGAAAGGCCGTACGTCCCTGCACTTCCCATTCATCCAAATCTTCCCTTCTGCAACCCAGCCGCCTTATCCCACTTCCAGTACCATCCACCATCTTCATTTGCTGGCTTAACTTTTAACTCCACTTGCCTTAATTTTTTGCGTCAagtttattgttgttgtgcatCTACCATCTACTCGGCACAATTTTTCGGTAATTTCCGCCCTTGTCCATAGAAGAAGTTGGGGAAAAGCCCCGAACTTCCCCATTCGGCAGCCCCTTTTCTTTGAAGAAGGTGGCTTTCCTAACCATTTGAGCCTTAGAATTTCATTAGCTCGCTTCGTATgcgttttaatttgttgcatCATTGCCTTGCCGagttttccttttaattgATTCAATATCAAGTTCTGTGCCTGGTTTCCCTTCAGACCCTGGTTTATTATCATCTACTGCCGCTGTGAGcgaaaactttttaatgcatattttcAAGTAATTAGCAAGACTTTTTCATTAGGCCTTGTGTTTATTGGTTTTGTTATAGCTATcttacatatttttccaaagtAGCATGGTAGAATTATAAATTGCAGTTATTTCTAAATCGACGAAGGCTTAGAAGCATATTATATAATTTCAAGAAGTATGTGagtaacatacatatataactaAAACTGCTTTTATATAATCAGCACTGAACACTTTGTGGcttgattttataaaatattcattattcTTGTGGCAGCGATTCCGGCACggtaaagtaaataaattattgatcaggatcactagccgagtcgatctggcgTTGTCCGTTggtctgtctgtccgtccgtatgaacgtcgggATCTCTTTagctataaaagctagaaagttgagattagaCGTGCAGATATTCTAGAGACACAGCCACTAGCTGactaacgggtatctgataatCGAGGAACTAGACTAAAGCGTTCTATCATGTTTTTGTAAGAATTATTTAACATTTCAATATCATTCGCTGCTCACTTCAATATTTACTTTAGATCCAAAGCACTCCGCCTGCACATGCCAATGGTGCAGTAAATTCTTTTAGGATTCGCACAGCGAATGTGTATGTGCACGTGGAGCTACATCGCAGTATTCCGAGCAGACAAAGCGGGCTAGACGTTTGGTCGGACCCGTTTCCGGTTGTGGTTGCTTAGGCCCTGGATCCTGATTCCAGGATACCGGCAACCGAATGGAAGCGGGGGGCATGCGAGGGGGACTTGGCCAAATAACGGCACTCAGTCACTCAATGCGGTTGCTTAGCCTTTCAGCTACAGACCGCAAAAATCCAGCAGCCTTTTCTGGCTTTTGATTTGACGACAACGGAACGGGAGCGAAGCGCATGGCATCGCATTGCATCgcatggcgtatacgtaatgcacAGGGACAAATTTTGGGATGCACGGGTGTCGGTAAAAATAACTTTGTGTTATCTGGATACTAACCTCGCATGGGGATTCTGTGGAAGCTGCGGCTTATTAAGTCCCTTAgttatttccattttcgaaAGACACAAGCGCACATTAATCCCACATCTTTTCGGGCAGTGTGCGTATACGTGATTTGTTTGCCAGAGCAATTTACATGCCCCGGCGATGGATGAGATGCGAGATGTACGACAGAGATGGCGCTGCCGATGTCAATGGAGATTGTGATACGGATGGAGATGTCGAACGGCGGATTCTTTTGCGTGTGATTGTGGGCAATGTGGGCGTCTGTGGGTGTGGCTGCTGGCACTTTGACATTTGGCACCCGCGcgaaattttcaatttccgaGCGCCAGGTGGCGTCCGGGCGCAACTTTAATCGCCCAAATGCAAATCCAAAACGACGCGTGGTTAAGCGTCTAAGTAATGAGCAGCTGTCGGATCGCAATTTGCATCCACGCGGATGCCAAATCCAACGCCAAATGCAATTGACAATGGAACGAATCGACAAAAGCTTAATCAGAACTAATAGAAAAAGGCGTCGTGTGGCTGTTGGCTggtgaaacaaaaaaagccATGCCACGTCTGTTTCTGGATGCCGGAAACGCTTCACTTCCTGTCAATTGCCATGAGCTGGGGGATTTAGCTGAGCAAAGCCTTTTCCATTGAATGCGGATTATGCATTGATTTTTCCCccatattacgcatacgcaggGTGGGCGACAGGTTAGCTGGCGCACAAGCCATAGAAGGTAATAAAAATCCCCTTAGATAACATCATTATCGCAAAACTTAGACCCGAgtttaaaatgttcaaattgGTCGGGCCAATTTAATATATGGTAATACTCATAAAAACTGGCCTTAATTCTGTtggtattttatttgtaataatataatttttatgttttccgGTTTCTTATTGTGtgctattaaattataaaattataattgtaaaGCATTGCCTTTCTAATTGTTGTTGGTGGTACTGTAAAATCCAAGGGAGGATCAATACTACTCTGTTGACATAGAGTGGAGTCAAAGGTCGAACGGGAATTTGCAGTTAAATGCATTCAGAAAAGGACATCGAGTTAGAAGCATATTCAGCAAATGTTCTTGCTCGCAGCGCCTAAACAAAGGAAAGGAGTTCCCTTATTCCGTCTTCCGGTTACTAACCCTTTTTCTGTACCAGCTACTTTAAGGAGAAAGTTTTCCcgaattttgttttctggCGCGTGTGTGCTGGTGGGCAAAGGGTTTCCCCTTCGGGACCACCCAcacatgtgtgcgtgctgACGCAGCTCCTGGAAATCCGCTTTGGGTgccgaaaaggaaaaataattaattaagaaGTGCAAATCATAGCAAAATTATGCGGGCTGCCAAATTAAAACGAAAGTAAACGCCACCAACAGAAGCATCTCAAAGGGAGCAGCTGGTGGCAAATTGTGGGAAGTAAGCAAAATGAAATGCCTGGCGACACAAGATGAAAGATACGAGATACTTACATGCTGAAGTTAATGAAGGATTGATGGGCTTGGCTGATTGGCAGTGTGGTATGTTCTAATCGGATTAAAAAGACAAGTCTGTTTATGTTTGCTATTACCATATGTCTACTATCGATTTTAGGTGACAAAGAAAAGGTATTTCACTCTTCCCATTTTCGCAGGATTTCCTGCTAAATGTATATGTGCTATTTCCAACCCAAACTATACCAACAAATTACGAAACTTCCCCGGCTTAAGTTTATAAATTTGCAATCTGCGAAACATACTGTCTGGCTCTAATAAACTGCTGGCCAAACGATTTGCGGTGTGATGACATGCGTTTTCCTTTGCTTTCCCACCTGCCGCCACCCATTTGTATTTCCCAACAATTCTGGAAGTGAAAAAAGGGAAACTGCTTGGGGAAAACTGTGGAaacaactgcaactgccaaGGCTATTTAAaagctccaactccaactcgaACTCAATTCAACTCCTTGAGTGTCAGTTCGGATTCCGTCTAGTTGGCCACCATTTCACCCATCTTATTCGGAAACCTGTGGGTCGACAAGCAAAACTCAGTCACAACACCTGAGGGCAGCCAGCAAGAACTCCGGCAGTATAATCACAAGAGGTTCCCAGGGTCGACTCTATCTGTCTGTGTATTTAAACTTTTGTAATAATCTACGGCAAATGCGCAACGTCAGCGTCTTTAGCTGGGTGAAATTGCTGCCACCCTCCCACCTCAATGGTTTTCCCGGCAAAGTTGTGGGACGCCATTTCGCTTTTGCTGTTTGTGTTGCGACTTCGTTGACGCTGTCCCCAGTCTCAGAAATCCAATGCCAACTGCATCTGCCGCTCCCGGCGTACAAACTTTACCTTCCccaaatttcatttgcaaacaTTCTGGCACAGACTGCAAATTGAGTGTTTAATTGCAACGAAGTGGCATTCCAGGTGGCAGCAGCATATGCACCGGGCAGTCAAAGCCCAAAGCCTTTGGGCCTTTTTATTGGCCTACTTTGCACTCTGCATTCCCGAGTTTGGGAGTGtaaaattgttggctattcgAGTGTGGCAGGACTACAAGTGTTTTAAACACAATTACCGGGGTAGAATTACGTTACGAAATGTGACGCGTTAAAAAATACTTGTGGTATATTTTGCATTAAGACAgaataaatgttaaattttGACAAGCTAGAATAAACTgagttattaaattttaaggAGACTTAAAGGAGATTAACATATcttattaaattgtatttaatataattttacttTGAAGCTGCCAATCGTTTTGGCAAATTGTGCGTTCCTCGCCATACCTCTTCTTGCGACGGTGGGCCAATCATTTCACTTACGTTTTCATTTTATCAAGCGTCAAAAGTAATTTGCATttagcaaatatttgctgGCACCCAAGCCCCCATTTCCGCGCCCACCAGACGCTTTCGCACCCCCAGTATCCTTCTCGCAGGACGAACATCAAAGTGGCATGCCGCCATGCATGTCAAAGGCGTTGGCGTAGCTTTAAGTGTAACTCGCTTACCGTTCCGACTTTCAGTCATTCGAAAGTGGAAGTAAGTGGTTTTTCTACCACCTCCGGCGATTTTCGCGGTGCCAAGGCGCCAAAAGTGAAGCCGTTGAATGCGGCGGCAACGTGGTCGAAATGAGTTTTCAACTCAAGTGTTGGCAGGACATGGCCTTCGGCTAAGCAGAAGGGGTATTTTTTGAAATGGATTTCTGGCTCGATTCTTTTTGGGCTGGAAAGTAAGAGCTCAGCAGCAGTCACAGCCTTCGCAGAAACCTACTTTACCGCTAACTAGATCTAGCCCTAAATCCATTGCAATTTGCTTACATTCCCAACATCTCAATGGTATTTCAATTCTTGGCTTAGATTTGCAATACAATCTTTATGTTTCATTTTCCAAAAACATGTAAAACACTAATGCTGCTCTCAATATTATAATATGACTCAAAATTCGTTTAAGGGATGACTAAAGGATAAAATAGTTTCGCCGCTGTGTAAAATCGGCTTACCCCTCTTTTCACCTGCAAACTGAAACCAGATGGAGTTATTGTTTTGTTGCGTGTATGGAGGCGATAACTTTGTGTGATTTTTAAGAGGGATCGTGAAAAGAGGGAAAACTCAGCGAGCGGCAAGTGCAAAAGCTTCGCCGATGGtcgttgttgtttgctttgaGTTTTTCAAACCGTCCAAGCCAACAACCATTTGGAAAAGCTGTTTCCCAGCCACCGATGCAGCAATGCTCCTGTGCATTTCATTGCACTTCAGCAAAGGATGCCCCGTGGGTGGTTGCATAAATTGCGCAATTGATGGGCGGCGGCGAGTAATTGCACTAAGAGGAGTACGCAGCAAAGTTGCACATATTAGGCAGCAGTACATAAAATACTCATGGAATCcaagaaaaatataatgtgaatagtataattataaatagTTGTTAgacttttcattttaaaaggGTTTAAGGCTCACCCATTGCTTATGGAAAACCAAATTTAGCGGCTGTCTAGAGGGGTTCGCCAGCTCAAATAGTTAAATACTCATAGTTAAATAGCTAAATAGTTTAGTTGTCAATAAAACCATGTATCATTACCGCGCACCAAGTCTTCGATCCGCCCTCTTGCTCCTATTTGCTATATACGGTTTTTGTAGCAAACTTTTTAGCTTCGTAGTCGAGCTGGGGAAAACctctttgttttccttttgacGGTGGCTCTGTCTCCGCTCCTTTCACTCCCCAGCCCCACCCCCTGCATCCAGGACCCTTTTCCACCTGACACGGATGCACAATGCGCACGTGTTCAATAACAATTGTGTTGCATACTTTAGTGCGCCGGGACAAAAGGATggcattaaattttaaagttgAGCTGACTGGCATCGCCGAGCAAAGCGTCAAACGGTTTACAGCAAATCAATTAGAGCTAAGAACTTTTCCAGCGCTAATTGCAAGAGATTTTCTTcctcttctgctgctggtcTTTCTTCAACTCCCCCCGCCACTTCCATCGCCATCTTTTCTGTTGACTTTGTTGTTGGGGAAAGCGCGGCCAGGCAGCCAAAAAACTGAGCaggaaataaaataagttcCAGATGGACAAAGgcactgccccatcctccgACGCTCGGCCACTGGGTTCAACAGAATTTTCGGGGATTTATCATGGAGCGCTTTGTAAGGCTTTTCGGGTCTTTGCTGGCCATGTCTGCATTGCGTATTTCCTATTCGTGCAGTTGAAATTAATGTGCAAGCCTTTTAATTACACGACAAATAAGCAAACAGCCCAAAAAGTTTTGCTCACTTTGTGAGAACTTCAagatggaatggaatggaacgGCGCCGAGTGAGCTATGGCCAAAATCACTTTGAATTCGAGGGCTTCGAGTCGTTCATTTCTCGCGAAGGAATCGAAAtctattttgaaaaataaaggGTTTAATTTAAGATTTAATGAGTTCTCACAAATAGTAAGCATAAGAGCCAATTTCGAATCAGTTTGAAATGGTtcaactttaaaaaaattaactttaagAATAATTTCTAGTGAGACAATctcaattaaatattgaagAAAATGAgtaaaagttttaatttagagaaatttaaataaggCCTTGTTCCATCCCTAATTAACCAGAGCCTGCAACATTAGTTGAGTTTACATgactctgtgtgtgtgtgtgtgtgtgtgtgttagccaCTAATTAATTTGGCTTTGACTGAGAGAGCTGAGAAATCGCCGGCAGCTTTTGGCGACGAATTTTTCTCCATGCCAGCGGCAATGCGGTTTATTCACGACTCTTCTGCGGCAAGTTTTCTTTTGCCAATGCCCAATTTAAGTGTAAAATCGAGGGAAAGTTTATCAAAATGCTGCTTAATCAGCTTTATTTACAATGATagcatttgcattgcattttcGCCGGGAGCAAAAACAAGAGGACTCGAGGGCAGCAGGATGGAGGACGCAGCACAGCGTAAAATGCATTAAAAGCGAGGCAAACAAGTCTGGGGGGAACTCTCGCAGGACTTTTTCCACCGCACCTCATTCAGAAGT
This portion of the Drosophila santomea strain STO CAGO 1482 chromosome 3L, Prin_Dsan_1.1, whole genome shotgun sequence genome encodes:
- the LOC120447587 gene encoding cyclin-dependent kinase inhibitor 1C is translated as MFKYAVLISALIACAAAKPGLLHSPLAALPAPVIAAPAPVVTAASSQVVARTFNGIAAAPVIAQVPVAPAPVLRTLAAPLAASFRAPAPVAFAAPLAAPLAAPLAAPLPAPVAAPLAAPILNRVAPFGAPIATPFAAPYAHPYAAPVLAKYAAPLTYAPAPLNYAAPALW